A genomic window from Chitinophaga pollutisoli includes:
- a CDS encoding tetratricopeptide repeat protein, protein MKYIFLIGMLFAAAPLSAWPQTPGEAVVMPAPGATPGFPALKDSLEQALSRKDPIAAAGILSRMGDACYHLGYYPQALDYHLQAGKLYRKEQQWTSLAQNLNDIGTLYYYSRQPQEARRQYDEALALYTRAGNFNGMAQTIGRVGHLCEKREDYDSAAFYQHKALALFTRTADQQGIAKIYENLGSIHEDLEQYDSAYHYFNKSLALNLHIQDRLATIEIYNNLGDILRKTNRFAESLAYTRNALELALATREEYQLSSAYRDMARAYHLMGRNDSAFHYGELSRESLLNIYSRESGKQLSVIQAMYDTGKKDLEIVRLRNARNTAIFLVIGALLLVTLGALVISRQRLRIRNAALLRMQEQQQFKTRTELLQHQEESLKQELETRSKVLSAHTLHIIQKNQLLEDIQQKLLDMVNDERRDQKKQLKQLQQLIHQNFNHDQHWDEFRSTFEQIHQSFFDKIREYCQSLTPGDLRLVALLKMNLSSADIAVLLGISQDSLRVVRYRLRKKLQLRQGENLTTFIQSI, encoded by the coding sequence ATGAAATACATCTTCCTGATTGGGATGCTATTTGCCGCCGCTCCCCTTTCCGCCTGGCCACAAACACCGGGCGAGGCCGTTGTTATGCCGGCACCCGGCGCCACACCTGGCTTCCCTGCACTGAAGGATTCCCTGGAACAAGCCCTTTCCCGCAAAGATCCTATCGCCGCCGCAGGGATCCTCAGCCGGATGGGCGACGCCTGCTATCACCTCGGGTACTACCCCCAGGCCCTCGACTACCACCTGCAGGCCGGGAAGCTTTACCGCAAAGAGCAGCAGTGGACATCGCTCGCCCAAAACCTCAACGACATCGGCACCTTATATTATTACAGCCGCCAACCACAGGAAGCCCGCCGCCAATACGATGAAGCCCTCGCCCTTTATACCCGCGCCGGCAACTTCAACGGCATGGCCCAAACTATCGGCCGCGTCGGCCACCTCTGCGAAAAACGCGAAGATTACGATTCCGCCGCGTTTTACCAGCACAAAGCCCTCGCCCTCTTTACCCGCACGGCTGACCAACAGGGCATCGCCAAGATATACGAAAACCTGGGCAGCATCCACGAAGACCTCGAACAATACGACTCCGCCTATCATTACTTCAACAAATCCCTGGCGCTCAATCTCCATATCCAGGACCGCCTCGCCACCATCGAGATTTACAACAACCTGGGCGACATCCTCCGCAAAACCAACCGTTTCGCCGAAAGCCTTGCCTATACCCGCAACGCGCTGGAACTGGCGCTTGCCACCCGGGAAGAATACCAGCTCAGCAGCGCCTACCGCGATATGGCCCGCGCCTATCACCTGATGGGCCGCAACGACAGCGCCTTCCATTACGGCGAGCTCAGCCGCGAAAGCCTCCTGAATATCTATTCCCGCGAAAGCGGCAAACAACTTTCCGTCATCCAGGCCATGTACGATACCGGGAAAAAAGACCTGGAGATCGTCCGCCTCCGGAACGCCCGCAACACCGCCATCTTCCTCGTGATCGGCGCGCTCCTGCTCGTTACCCTCGGCGCGCTGGTGATTTCCCGGCAACGGTTGCGCATCCGCAACGCCGCCCTCCTCCGGATGCAGGAGCAGCAGCAATTCAAAACCCGCACCGAATTACTGCAACACCAGGAAGAAAGCCTGAAACAGGAACTCGAAACCCGCTCGAAAGTCCTCAGCGCCCATACCCTTCACATCATCCAGAAAAACCAATTGCTGGAAGATATCCAGCAGAAACTACTGGATATGGTCAATGACGAACGCCGCGACCAGAAAAAACAACTCAAACAACTCCAGCAACTCATCCACCAGAATTTCAACCACGACCAACATTGGGACGAGTTCCGGAGCACCTTCGAACAGATCCACCAATCATTCTTTGATAAGATCAGGGAATATTGCCAGTCGCTCACGCCCGGCGACCTCCGCCTGGTCGCGCTCCTGAAAATGAACCTCAGCTCGGCCGACATCGCCGTGTTGCTGGGGATCTCACAGGATAGCCTCCGCGTGGTAAGGTACCGGCTTCGCAAAAAACTGCAACTCCGCCAGGGGGAAAACCTGACCACTTTCATACAATCGATTTGA
- a CDS encoding TonB-dependent receptor: MKKLLSVMILCCCSIWAFAQETGLLTGHIMDKNQRLSLPGATLRLSPGNHYTISDQQGRFEFLNVPAGAYRLEVTYIGYGKISKDVHITAGRNPEQSLALEAGGIAGKEVLVVGDRLRGQAKALNQQKNNPNVTNVVSADQIGRFPDGNIGDAIKRIPGVTMQNDQGEARNIIIRGLAPQLNSVTLNGDRIPSAEGDNRNVQMDLIPSDMVQTIELNKTLTPDMDADAIGGSVNLMTRAAPNGPRVSATLSSGYNPIREKPIYNGALVLGNRFFHSKLGAILSASYNNNDYGSDNIEPTWKKDDFGNVYLEELGIRQYFVQRVRRNASAALDYKINPGNTLYFNAMYTWRDDRENRFAFNAKDIEPEYDANDNITGYTGTLTRENKGGVGGNRGKNRRLETQRVQNYSLRGDHLLSPKVDLNWGASWSTASEKKDRERYIEYEYEDVPLTMDITNPRRPLVTAPGATDGDYSLATLTENNDFTKESELGMKVNLRFPLSVVPGQKGRMRVGGRLRLKDKERENDFFEYEPLNEFAHLDKMPGFQWNKQPFQPGNQYVPGRFIAPEFLGGLDLGDPTLFEKTADPSEFLAVNYKARESIVAGYLRWDQDITSRLSFIAGIRFENTSTKYEGNVVEEEETLTGKRSIKNSYLNILPGLTFKYNATEDLVLRLAATTSLARPNYYDIAPYLNIVQEDEEISAGNPALKAAYATNFDFMAEQYFKSVGILSGGVFYKNIKDFIYTYRNEQYNTAAFAADFPGQTNPIPVDESWSYTQARNGNKVKVYGFEAALQRQLDFLPGFAKGFGVYLNYTFTRSKADGVYNGDGEKRNGVTLPGTAPHMFNASLSFENKIFSARLSGNYAAAYLDELGGDDFEDRFYDRQFFLDANASVKLTRQLRVFGEANNLTNQPLRYYQGIRERTMQAEFYRPRFNFGFKFDL, encoded by the coding sequence ATGAAAAAATTGCTGTCTGTAATGATCCTTTGCTGTTGCAGCATTTGGGCATTTGCACAGGAAACCGGTTTACTGACCGGCCATATTATGGATAAAAACCAGCGGCTCTCCCTCCCCGGCGCCACGCTCCGGCTGAGCCCCGGCAATCACTATACCATCAGCGACCAGCAGGGCCGTTTCGAGTTCCTCAACGTGCCTGCCGGCGCTTACCGGCTGGAGGTGACCTACATCGGCTACGGTAAAATTTCGAAGGATGTGCATATTACCGCCGGGCGCAATCCTGAGCAATCGCTCGCCCTGGAAGCCGGCGGCATCGCAGGGAAAGAAGTGCTCGTAGTGGGCGACAGGCTCCGCGGACAGGCGAAAGCCCTCAATCAGCAGAAAAACAATCCCAATGTGACCAACGTGGTGAGCGCCGACCAGATCGGGCGCTTCCCCGACGGCAATATCGGCGACGCCATCAAACGCATCCCCGGCGTTACCATGCAGAACGACCAGGGCGAGGCGCGCAATATCATCATCCGCGGGCTGGCGCCTCAGCTGAATTCCGTTACCCTCAACGGAGACCGCATCCCTTCCGCCGAAGGCGATAACCGCAACGTGCAGATGGACCTTATCCCCAGTGATATGGTTCAGACCATCGAGCTGAATAAAACCCTCACGCCCGACATGGACGCCGACGCTATCGGCGGATCGGTGAACCTGATGACCCGCGCCGCGCCGAATGGTCCGCGCGTGTCTGCCACGCTGTCGTCCGGCTACAACCCTATCCGTGAGAAGCCAATCTATAACGGCGCCCTCGTGCTGGGGAACCGCTTCTTCCACTCCAAACTCGGCGCCATCCTCAGCGCATCCTACAACAACAACGATTACGGGTCGGATAACATCGAACCTACCTGGAAGAAAGACGATTTCGGGAATGTGTACCTCGAAGAATTGGGTATCCGCCAATACTTTGTGCAACGCGTCCGCAGGAATGCTTCCGCTGCGCTGGATTACAAAATCAATCCCGGCAACACCCTTTATTTCAATGCGATGTATACCTGGCGCGACGACCGCGAGAACCGTTTCGCCTTCAACGCCAAAGACATCGAGCCGGAATACGACGCCAACGACAACATCACCGGCTACACCGGCACACTTACCCGTGAAAACAAAGGCGGTGTGGGTGGCAACCGCGGCAAAAACAGAAGGCTGGAAACGCAGCGCGTGCAGAACTACTCCCTCCGCGGCGATCACCTGCTGAGCCCGAAGGTAGACCTGAACTGGGGCGCGTCGTGGTCAACCGCCAGCGAAAAGAAAGACCGGGAACGGTACATCGAATACGAATATGAAGATGTTCCCCTGACGATGGACATCACCAATCCCCGTCGCCCGCTCGTTACGGCGCCCGGCGCTACAGACGGCGATTACAGCCTTGCTACGCTGACGGAAAACAATGATTTCACGAAAGAAAGCGAGTTGGGCATGAAGGTGAACCTGCGCTTCCCGCTGAGCGTGGTACCCGGGCAGAAAGGGCGTATGCGCGTGGGTGGCCGTCTTCGTTTGAAAGATAAAGAACGGGAAAACGATTTCTTCGAATACGAGCCTCTCAACGAATTTGCACACCTGGACAAAATGCCGGGTTTCCAATGGAACAAACAACCCTTCCAGCCCGGCAACCAATACGTTCCCGGCCGCTTCATCGCCCCTGAATTCCTCGGCGGGCTGGACCTGGGCGACCCCACCCTGTTCGAAAAAACGGCGGATCCATCAGAGTTCCTCGCCGTGAATTACAAAGCCAGGGAATCGATCGTCGCGGGATATCTGCGCTGGGACCAGGATATCACCTCAAGGCTTTCGTTTATCGCCGGCATCCGTTTTGAAAACACCAGCACTAAATACGAAGGAAACGTGGTGGAGGAAGAAGAAACCCTCACCGGCAAGCGCAGCATCAAAAACAGCTATCTCAACATCCTGCCGGGCCTGACTTTCAAATATAACGCCACGGAAGATCTCGTGCTGCGCCTCGCCGCTACCACTTCCCTGGCGCGCCCGAACTATTACGACATTGCGCCATACCTGAACATCGTACAGGAAGACGAGGAAATCAGCGCCGGCAACCCCGCACTGAAAGCAGCTTACGCCACCAACTTCGACTTCATGGCGGAGCAATATTTCAAATCGGTGGGTATTTTGTCGGGGGGCGTGTTTTACAAAAACATCAAAGATTTCATCTACACCTACCGGAACGAACAGTACAACACCGCCGCGTTTGCGGCTGATTTCCCCGGGCAGACCAATCCCATTCCCGTTGATGAAAGCTGGTCGTATACCCAGGCGCGCAACGGCAACAAAGTGAAGGTATACGGGTTTGAAGCAGCGCTGCAACGCCAGCTCGACTTCCTCCCCGGCTTCGCAAAAGGGTTTGGCGTGTACCTGAACTACACATTCACCAGATCCAAAGCCGACGGGGTGTACAACGGCGACGGCGAGAAGCGTAACGGCGTAACGCTACCCGGCACCGCGCCCCACATGTTCAACGCATCGCTTTCTTTCGAGAACAAGATCTTCTCCGCCCGCCTGTCAGGCAACTACGCCGCGGCTTACCTCGATGAGCTGGGCGGCGACGATTTCGAAGACCGTTTCTACGACCGCCAGTTTTTCCTGGACGCCAACGCTTCCGTGAAGCTGACCCGCCAGCTGCGCGTATTCGGCGAGGCGAACAATCTGACCAACCAGCCGTTACGTTACTACCAGGGCATCCGCGAGCGAACCATGCAAGCCGAGTTCTATCGCCCGCGTTTCAACTTCGGCTTCAAATTCGATCTGTAA
- a CDS encoding phytase encodes MHQLTILSIALALGGAACKGLAPVAENAVKPRVVTQPTQHDTDDPAIWINRADTLKSLVIGTDKDSDGALYAFDLDGKIVGRSEPLKRPNNVDIAYNLPLSGQLADIAVATERETKKIRIFRLPGLQPIDNGGIPVFESEALADPMGVALYTRPHDSAIFVIVGRKEGPADGYLWQYRLSDDGKGQVKAELVRKFGKYSGKKEIEAIAVDNQLGHVYYSDETVGVKKYFADPDKHDDSELGFFGQEGFASDHEGISVYPTGDSTGYIIVSNQQANSFMVFRREGKNDFLGKVPVSTIESDGSEITPVTFGGKFPGGLFVAMSNGRVFHYYAWQDLFVRLK; translated from the coding sequence ATGCATCAATTAACGATACTCAGCATAGCCCTGGCATTGGGCGGCGCCGCGTGCAAAGGGCTTGCGCCAGTGGCGGAAAATGCCGTCAAACCCCGGGTAGTGACCCAGCCAACACAACACGACACCGACGATCCCGCCATCTGGATCAACCGGGCGGATACGCTTAAAAGCCTCGTCATCGGTACCGATAAAGATTCCGACGGCGCGCTCTACGCCTTTGACCTCGACGGGAAGATCGTTGGAAGGTCGGAGCCGCTCAAACGGCCCAACAACGTGGATATCGCTTATAACCTGCCGCTTTCCGGCCAGCTGGCCGACATTGCGGTGGCAACGGAGCGCGAAACCAAAAAGATCCGCATCTTCCGCCTCCCCGGCCTCCAGCCCATCGACAACGGCGGCATTCCCGTCTTCGAAAGCGAGGCGCTGGCCGACCCGATGGGCGTGGCGTTGTATACCCGTCCGCACGACTCCGCCATCTTCGTGATCGTGGGCAGGAAGGAAGGTCCTGCCGATGGTTACCTTTGGCAATACCGGCTGTCGGACGACGGTAAAGGCCAGGTAAAAGCGGAGCTGGTGCGGAAGTTCGGGAAATACAGCGGCAAGAAGGAGATCGAGGCGATCGCGGTCGACAACCAGCTGGGGCATGTATATTATTCCGATGAAACGGTGGGTGTGAAGAAGTACTTCGCCGATCCGGACAAGCACGACGATTCGGAGCTGGGGTTCTTCGGCCAGGAGGGTTTTGCTTCCGATCACGAGGGGATTTCGGTGTATCCGACGGGCGACAGCACGGGATATATCATCGTTTCCAACCAGCAGGCGAATTCGTTCATGGTTTTCCGCCGGGAAGGGAAGAATGACTTTTTGGGGAAAGTGCCTGTTTCCACGATTGAAAGCGACGGCTCGGAAATCACGCCGGTGACTTTCGGGGGTAAATTCCCGGGGGGATTATTCGTGGCGATGAGCAACGGCCGGGTGTTCCACTATTACGCCTGGCAGGATCTGTTTGTGCGGTTGAAATAA